A genomic region of Chelmon rostratus isolate fCheRos1 chromosome 8, fCheRos1.pri, whole genome shotgun sequence contains the following coding sequences:
- the creb3l4 gene encoding cyclic AMP-responsive element-binding protein 3-like protein 4: protein MDAESGELFLGGSVAADSWQLDAPFSCADLVFSGSEKPLQDWAADPTCTLNDSESEDVLHGVDPNEVFPTGPPADPSSESDSGISEDPVVESRVATVAAVTVATTQPAPATVYQVVYDIGGLSGVTTEPGQENVISIELDEWSSQVLLSDSCIVNELPGGLTAVDHPSPDGDLLYPDLQLTEEEQKLLTQEGVSLPNNLPLTKAEERILKRVRRKIRNKQSAQDSRRRRKEYIDGLESRAAACSAQNKELQRTVEQLEKRNMSLLAQLQQLQALIKRTVSKGAQTSTCLLIILVSLGLIILPSFSPFGRGSSAEDEYRPTGVISRNILTDPSSSQPTADDAGGPAVQSDSSSPPSELSQSGPSGGTAILQEPIENIDNMAFDGTGLEESQSGNSSTLVAGQTEPLALGLRSTAGKGSHDLSKPAHADEM from the exons ATGGATGCAGAGAGCGGCGAGCTGTTTCTCGGCGGCAGCGTGGCGGCAGACAGCTGGCAGCTCGACGCTCCTTTCTCCTGCGCCGACCTCGTCTTCAGCGGCTCAGAGAAACCCCTGCAGGACTGGGCAGCGGACCCCACCTGT ACGCTGAACGACAGCGAGTCGGAGGACGTCCTCCACGGCGTCGACCCAAACGAGGTGTTTCCCACCGGGCCGCCTGCAGACCCCTCGTCTGAGAGCGACAGCGGCATCTCTGAGGACCCTGTGGTGGAGAGTCGCGTCGCCACGGTGGCAGCGGTTACCGTGGCGACCACCCAGCCGGCCCCAGCGACCGTCTATCAGGTGGTTTATGACATCGGCGGCCTGAGCGGCGTGACAACTGAACCCGGACAAGAGAACGTCATCTCCATAgagcttg ATGAATGGAGCTCTCAGGTGTTGTTATCAGACTCGTGCATCGTGAACGAGCTGCCCGGCGGTTTGACCGCCGTCGACCATCCGAGCCCTGACGGCGACCTG CTGTACCCAGATCTGCAGCTGACCGAGGAGGAGCAGAAGCTGCTCACACAGGAGGGAGTTTCTCTTCCCAACAACCTTCCTCTCACCAAG GCCGAGGAAAGAATCCTGAAGAGAGTTCGGAGAAAAATCCGCAACAAGCAGTCGGCTCAGGACAGCCGCCGGAGGAGGAAGGAGTACATCGACGGGCTGGAGAGCAG ggCGGCAGCTTGCTCAGCACAGAacaaggagctgcagaggaccgtggagcagctggagaaacgCAACAT GTCTCTGCTGGCTCAGCTGCAACAGCTTCAGGCTCTCATTAAACGGACGGTCAGTAAAGGAGCCCAGACCAGCACCTGCTTACTG atCATCCTGGTCTCTCTGGGTCTGATCATTCTGCCGAGTTTCAGTCCGTTCGGCCGCGGCTCGTCTGCAGAAGACGAATACAGACCCACAGGAG TTATTTCCAGAAACATCCTGACGGACCCCTCCTCATCCCAGCCCACAGCAGACGACGCTGGCGGTCCGGCTGTCCAGTCCGACTCCTCGTCTCCGCCCTCTGAACTCAGCCAGTCAGGACCTTCGGGTGGTACCGCCATCCTCCAAGAACCAATAGAAAACATTGATAACATGGCCTTTGATGGGACGGGCCTGGAGGAGAGCCAATCAGGGAACAGCTCAACACTTGTTGCCGGGCAGACTGAGCCGCTGGCGCTGGGACTGAGGTCAACTGCAGGGAAAGGAAGCCACGATCTCTCCAAACCTGCACACGCCGACGAGATGTAG